One stretch of Chlamydia abortus DNA includes these proteins:
- the hemB gene encoding porphobilinogen synthase — protein MSSLALSRRPRRNRRSEAIRDLVSETALLPQDFICPFFVKEGKNIREEIESLTGVYRWSIDLLLKEIERLCSLGLRAVILFPVIPSHLKDAYGSYSSNPKNILCKSIYEVKKAFPNLCVISDIALDPYTTHGHDGIVDRGEVLNDESVRIFGNIATLHAEMGADVVAPSDMMDGRVAHIRSKLDQAGWTQTLILSYSVKYASALYHPFRDALGSHLQSGDKRNYQMNPTNVLEALLECSLDEQEGADMLMIKPAGFYLDVLHRVKALTMLPLAAYQVSGEYAMIAAASTLGWLDREKIVYESLIAIKRAGADMIISYATPLILEMIASSRI, from the coding sequence ATGAGCTCATTAGCATTGAGTCGACGACCTCGTAGAAATAGAAGATCCGAGGCGATTCGTGATTTGGTGTCGGAAACTGCTTTATTACCTCAGGATTTCATCTGTCCTTTTTTTGTTAAGGAAGGAAAAAACATACGCGAGGAAATCGAAAGTCTTACGGGTGTGTATAGGTGGAGTATAGATCTTCTTTTAAAAGAGATCGAAAGGTTGTGTTCCTTGGGGTTAAGGGCTGTAATTCTTTTCCCTGTCATTCCGAGTCATCTTAAAGATGCTTATGGCTCATACTCTTCCAATCCTAAAAATATTCTCTGTAAGAGTATCTATGAGGTAAAAAAAGCTTTTCCTAACTTGTGTGTAATCAGTGACATTGCTTTAGATCCTTATACCACCCATGGTCATGATGGTATTGTTGATCGCGGGGAAGTATTAAACGATGAAAGTGTTCGTATATTTGGAAACATAGCTACGTTGCATGCTGAGATGGGTGCTGATGTTGTCGCTCCTAGTGATATGATGGATGGCAGGGTAGCTCATATCCGCTCGAAGTTAGATCAAGCAGGATGGACTCAGACGTTGATTCTTTCTTATAGCGTGAAGTATGCCTCGGCTTTGTATCATCCTTTTAGAGATGCTTTAGGATCTCATTTGCAATCGGGAGATAAACGAAATTATCAGATGAATCCGACCAATGTCTTAGAAGCTTTACTCGAATGCTCTTTAGACGAGCAAGAGGGAGCTGACATGCTCATGATCAAACCTGCGGGATTCTATCTTGATGTGTTGCATCGAGTGAAAGCTCTTACAATGTTACCTTTAGCAGCCTATCAGGTCAGTGGTGAATATGCTATGATAGCCGCGGCTTCTACTTTGGGGTGGTTGGATAGAGAAAAGATAGTCTATGAATCTTTGATAGCGATCAAACGAGCAGGAGCTGACATGATCATTTCTTATGCAACCCCGTTAATATTAGAAATGATAGCTTCTTCGAGAATTTAA
- a CDS encoding Na(+)-translocating NADH-quinone reductase subunit A produces MKIAITRGLDLSLQGSPKESGFLKRIDPVLVSVDLRPYSALTLKLKVEQGDVISSGSPIAEYKNFPGVFITSPVSGTVQEIRRGDKRSLLDVVIKKTPRQNLTEYSYDLSKLSRTELLEIFKKEGLFALFKQRPFDIPALPTHHPRDVFINLADNRPFTPSTEKHLSVFSSREEGFYVFNVGVRAIAKLFGLCPHIISTDRLVIPEKDLKSIAHVHKITGPYPSGSPSTHIHYIAPITSEKDIVFTISFQEVLTIGHLFLKGRILNEQVVALAGSGLKPSLRRYVITTRGADFQSLLPLDEIASDKVSLISGDPLTGRLCNKEDLPCLGMRDATISVLPNPQKRQAFNFLRLGINKPTLTRTYLSGFLKRKHTYMDPDTNLHGETRPIIDTEIYDKVMAMKIPVVPLIKSVITKNFELACMLGLLEVCPEDFALPTFTDPSKTEMLTIIKESLKHYAKETGILNPENTADVE; encoded by the coding sequence ATGAAAATTGCGATTACTCGGGGTTTAGATCTATCTTTGCAAGGGTCTCCTAAAGAGTCTGGGTTTTTAAAAAGAATAGACCCGGTTCTGGTTTCTGTAGACCTGCGCCCGTATTCTGCCTTAACTTTAAAGCTTAAGGTAGAACAGGGTGATGTTATTTCTTCAGGATCACCCATTGCGGAATATAAAAACTTCCCGGGCGTTTTTATTACCTCTCCCGTTTCTGGAACTGTACAAGAAATACGTAGAGGAGACAAACGCTCTCTTTTAGATGTAGTTATCAAAAAAACCCCAAGACAAAATCTCACAGAATATTCTTACGATCTATCCAAATTATCAAGAACAGAGCTGTTAGAAATCTTTAAGAAAGAAGGGCTGTTCGCGCTTTTTAAACAACGTCCCTTTGATATTCCAGCCCTACCCACACATCATCCTAGAGATGTCTTCATCAACTTAGCTGATAACCGTCCCTTCACCCCATCTACAGAAAAACATCTTTCTGTCTTTTCTTCCAGGGAAGAAGGATTTTACGTTTTCAATGTAGGAGTTCGCGCTATAGCCAAACTGTTTGGTTTATGCCCGCATATTATTTCTACGGATAGACTAGTGATTCCTGAAAAAGACTTAAAATCCATAGCACATGTACATAAAATCACGGGCCCCTATCCTTCTGGGTCTCCCTCTACACACATTCACTACATAGCACCGATTACTAGCGAAAAAGATATCGTTTTCACTATATCCTTCCAGGAAGTCTTAACTATAGGACACTTATTCTTAAAAGGAAGAATTCTCAATGAACAAGTAGTCGCCTTAGCGGGATCGGGTTTAAAACCCTCCTTAAGACGCTATGTGATTACTACTAGAGGTGCTGATTTCCAAAGCCTACTTCCCTTAGATGAGATCGCCTCCGATAAGGTATCTCTAATTTCTGGTGATCCTTTAACTGGAAGGCTTTGCAACAAAGAAGATCTTCCTTGTCTCGGTATGAGAGACGCTACCATCTCCGTGCTCCCTAACCCCCAAAAGCGGCAAGCTTTTAACTTTTTAAGGTTAGGCATTAATAAACCTACACTGACAAGGACCTACCTTTCCGGATTTTTAAAAAGAAAACATACATATATGGATCCGGATACCAACCTCCACGGTGAAACACGCCCCATCATAGACACCGAAATTTATGATAAAGTTATGGCGATGAAAATCCCTGTTGTACCTTTAATTAAATCCGTCATTACCAAAAACTTCGAATTAGCGTGCATGTTGGGGTTATTAGAAGTGTGTCCTGAAGATTTTGCTCTTCCGACCTTCACAGACCCATCAAAAACAGAAATGCTCACAATAATTAAAGAATCCCTAAAGCATTACGCAAAAGAAACAGGGATACTCAATCCAGAAAATACCGCCGATGTAGAATAA
- a CDS encoding GreA/GreB family elongation factor, producing the protein MDYLEKLQVLIDEEQPSSFFNLWEEYCFNDVVRGTELVQILEKVRHSSLAPLFGKIADTVLPLWERIPEGKEKDQVLRLVLDIQNTNAKPFYDAAMDYVNRKYHGRQNFNEALRVVGLRDGREFQYSLSRFDFLMHLKEGNFVFHSGGWGVGEVMSVSFLQQKVLIEFEGVMMAKDISFETAFKSLIPLDNDHFLSRRFGDPDGFEAYAKDHPSEVIEILLKDLGPKTAKEIKDELVDLVIPEVDWHRWWQATKSKIKKNTRIVSPKTIKDPYRYNPGGDSLISQLETRLSQIEETQRKIIEIYQFIRDLHSELKKPENREIILKVLQTLPIEDNQSLEIQRDLLLSDFLGEKSNKLDSKFVASLSEEGIITIVNDISIAALQKAFLMLIKKYSPVWENVFMKIFFSTTFPALRELSFKVLKGEESCCQKIKEKLLGFIEHPMMYPEVFVWFFLKFGSHDDGLFDPKDKEIERLFLEAAMVFMYYIASTPQKELGKKIYNFLVRERYLVIRNMIEGAPLSYLKEILLLSTKCSQFSSSDLSVLQSLAEVVQPDLKKNTVAVKEDILWTTPESFTKMKNKLQSLVGKEMVDNAKEIEDARALGDLRENSEYKFALEKRARLQEEIRVLSEEVNRARILTKDIVFTDTVGVGCKVSLEDEQGNLITYSILGPWDADPDNYILSLKSKLAQEMLNKSVGASLQFQGKKYKISRIQSIWDA; encoded by the coding sequence GTGGACTATCTAGAAAAGTTGCAAGTCTTAATAGACGAAGAGCAACCCTCAAGTTTCTTTAATTTGTGGGAAGAATATTGTTTTAACGATGTGGTGAGGGGGACGGAGCTTGTTCAGATCTTAGAGAAGGTAAGACATTCATCTTTAGCCCCTTTGTTTGGCAAGATAGCAGACACTGTCCTTCCTTTGTGGGAAAGAATACCTGAGGGCAAAGAAAAAGATCAGGTTCTTAGATTAGTTTTGGATATACAAAACACTAACGCTAAGCCGTTTTATGATGCGGCTATGGATTACGTAAATAGGAAGTACCATGGTAGGCAAAATTTTAATGAGGCTTTAAGAGTTGTTGGTCTTCGTGATGGTCGTGAGTTTCAGTATAGTTTAAGCCGTTTTGACTTCTTGATGCACTTGAAAGAGGGAAATTTCGTCTTTCATTCTGGGGGATGGGGTGTTGGAGAGGTGATGAGTGTTTCCTTTCTTCAACAGAAGGTTCTCATAGAGTTTGAAGGCGTGATGATGGCTAAGGATATCTCCTTTGAAACAGCCTTTAAAAGTTTGATTCCTTTAGATAACGATCATTTTCTATCACGAAGATTTGGAGATCCAGATGGGTTTGAGGCTTATGCTAAAGATCATCCGTCCGAGGTGATAGAAATTCTACTTAAGGATTTAGGTCCGAAAACAGCTAAAGAGATCAAGGATGAGCTTGTAGATTTGGTTATTCCCGAGGTGGACTGGCACCGTTGGTGGCAAGCAACTAAGAGTAAAATTAAGAAAAACACTCGTATTGTATCCCCTAAAACCATAAAAGACCCTTATCGATATAATCCTGGAGGGGATTCTTTAATTTCTCAGTTAGAAACGCGACTTTCTCAAATCGAAGAGACTCAGAGAAAGATTATCGAGATTTATCAATTTATTAGAGATTTGCATAGTGAATTAAAGAAACCTGAAAACAGGGAAATCATACTGAAGGTTTTACAAACACTTCCTATAGAAGATAACCAATCTTTAGAAATCCAAAGGGATTTGTTACTTTCTGATTTTTTAGGTGAAAAATCTAATAAGTTAGACAGTAAATTTGTAGCTTCGCTTTCTGAAGAAGGGATTATCACTATAGTTAATGACATTTCTATAGCCGCCTTACAGAAGGCTTTCTTAATGTTAATCAAGAAGTATTCTCCTGTTTGGGAAAATGTCTTTATGAAGATCTTTTTCTCGACAACGTTTCCAGCCCTCAGAGAGCTGAGTTTTAAAGTATTAAAAGGAGAGGAGTCGTGTTGCCAGAAAATTAAAGAAAAGCTTCTTGGATTTATAGAGCATCCTATGATGTATCCAGAGGTTTTTGTCTGGTTTTTCTTAAAGTTCGGTTCGCACGATGACGGTCTTTTTGATCCTAAAGATAAGGAAATCGAAAGGCTGTTTTTAGAGGCGGCTATGGTGTTTATGTACTATATTGCTTCAACGCCGCAGAAAGAGTTAGGGAAAAAGATTTACAACTTCCTTGTGAGAGAACGTTACCTGGTGATTCGTAATATGATAGAGGGGGCTCCTTTATCTTATTTGAAAGAGATTCTGTTGCTCTCAACGAAATGTAGTCAATTTTCCTCTAGTGATCTCAGTGTTTTACAAAGCCTTGCCGAGGTTGTACAACCTGATCTGAAGAAAAACACTGTAGCTGTGAAAGAAGATATTCTTTGGACAACACCAGAAAGCTTTACGAAAATGAAAAACAAGCTTCAATCTCTTGTGGGTAAGGAAATGGTGGATAACGCCAAGGAAATAGAGGATGCTAGAGCTTTAGGGGACCTTAGGGAGAACTCTGAGTATAAATTTGCTTTGGAAAAACGAGCACGTTTACAAGAAGAAATTCGTGTGCTTTCTGAAGAAGTAAATCGAGCTAGAATATTAACTAAGGATATTGTTTTTACTGATACGGTAGGCGTTGGTTGCAAAGTTTCTTTAGAAGATGAACAAGGAAATCTTATCACCTATTCCATTCTTGGTCCTTGGGACGCTGACCCCGACAACTATATTCTATCTTTAAAATCTAAGCTTGCTCAAGAAATGCTAAACAAGAGCGTTGGAGCTAGTCTACAGTTTCAAGGAAAGAAATATAAGATTAGCCGAATACAATCTATTTGGGATGCATAA
- a CDS encoding amino acid aminotransferase, with translation MSFFHQLPTFAPDSILGLQKLFLEDEREEKVNLVIGSYEDPNKAYGGFSSVRKAQFSLLENEMNKGYLPISGLLSFNQQMESLVFGDDVNPSFVVGAQALGGTGALHLGAKIFAMAHPSAAVYIPEQTWGNHLRIFAQQGLDVLKYPYYSSESKTLVFDEMISVLKSAPKNSLVLLQCCCHNPTGMDLDENMWTRLAELMKERQLLPFFDTAYLGFGLGIEEDRKPIKIFIDSGHTVFVAACASKNFSLYGERVGYFAAYSRVVDDLDKISSCLEEKIRGEYSSPPRHGAKIVSTILSDASLKTEWLAELDTIRCSLQKTRTRFVQAMRNHIGHSFDFILSQKGFFGYPGFSLEQVLFLRLEKGIYTTSGARFNLNGITDNNIDHVVQSFAEAYQQA, from the coding sequence ATGAGTTTTTTTCATCAATTACCCACGTTTGCTCCCGATTCTATTTTGGGTTTGCAAAAACTATTTTTAGAAGACGAGCGAGAGGAGAAGGTCAATCTTGTTATAGGTTCTTATGAAGATCCTAACAAGGCTTATGGTGGCTTTTCGAGTGTCCGCAAGGCGCAATTTTCATTGTTAGAAAACGAGATGAATAAAGGGTACTTACCTATTAGTGGGTTATTGTCTTTTAATCAGCAAATGGAAAGTCTTGTTTTTGGTGATGATGTAAATCCGAGTTTTGTTGTTGGTGCCCAAGCTCTCGGGGGAACGGGAGCGTTGCATTTAGGTGCTAAGATTTTCGCCATGGCTCACCCTTCTGCTGCAGTATACATTCCCGAACAGACATGGGGAAACCATTTGAGAATATTTGCTCAACAAGGTTTAGATGTTCTAAAATATCCTTATTATAGTTCAGAAAGTAAAACACTCGTTTTTGATGAGATGATTTCTGTATTGAAATCTGCTCCCAAGAACTCTTTAGTGCTTTTGCAATGTTGTTGTCATAATCCTACAGGAATGGACCTTGACGAGAACATGTGGACTCGTCTTGCAGAACTGATGAAAGAACGTCAGCTTCTTCCTTTTTTTGATACGGCGTATTTAGGCTTTGGGTTAGGTATCGAAGAAGATAGAAAGCCTATAAAGATTTTTATAGATTCAGGGCATACTGTATTTGTAGCCGCATGCGCAAGTAAGAATTTTTCTCTTTATGGGGAGCGTGTAGGCTATTTTGCTGCATATAGTCGGGTTGTTGATGATTTAGATAAGATTTCTAGCTGTCTCGAAGAAAAAATACGAGGAGAGTATTCTTCACCACCTCGACATGGAGCGAAAATTGTTTCTACAATTTTATCAGATGCCTCTTTAAAAACAGAATGGTTGGCAGAATTAGACACGATTCGTTGTTCTTTACAAAAAACACGCACGCGATTTGTTCAGGCTATGCGCAATCATATTGGTCATTCTTTTGATTTTATCCTATCTCAGAAAGGATTTTTTGGTTACCCAGGATTTTCTTTAGAACAAGTCTTATTTTTAAGATTAGAAAAAGGTATTTACACAACCAGTGGAGCCAGGTTTAATCTCAACGGAATCACCGATAATAACATCGATCATGTAGTTCAGAGCTTTGCTGAGGCATACCAACAAGCTTAG
- a CDS encoding rod shape-determining protein MreC has translation MREIQHSEEHSAIKTTGSVFYRRHRKNRVYVYVVLALSIALFWSLPKPFYENIQKRFVVWYSRVFMHHAEVSPQSCSLQDTENIILKDRIAILEERLQAYEVAYHTPPVFPEILSPYFRKLITSRVIYRDPSHWGSSCWVDVGREHNIQKNSSVLSGKVLIGLVDYVGEKQSRIRLITDVGMQPSVIAVRGGIQAWLIKDRIQDLSKQIERLSDAYILEKDKYEKIYQLEELNVSIQCSDENTLLLRGTLSGKGGPLWKDETLTLHGEGFCFSDGKGLCVGDLLVTTGLDGVFPPGLLVAEITKVCLPREGACSYKIEAKSLAADLMNLSSVLILPAMEFNPNDRPDIFGLLWD, from the coding sequence ATGCGAGAAATTCAACATTCGGAAGAACATTCTGCAATAAAGACGACAGGATCTGTTTTTTACCGTCGACATAGAAAAAACAGAGTTTATGTCTACGTGGTGCTAGCCTTAAGTATTGCTTTGTTCTGGAGTTTGCCCAAACCGTTTTATGAAAATATCCAAAAACGTTTCGTAGTTTGGTATTCGCGTGTTTTTATGCACCACGCTGAAGTTTCTCCCCAAAGTTGTTCTCTCCAAGATACGGAGAACATCATCTTAAAAGATCGCATTGCTATTTTAGAAGAGCGTTTGCAAGCTTATGAGGTTGCTTATCATACGCCTCCTGTGTTTCCAGAGATTCTATCACCGTATTTTCGTAAGTTAATCACTAGTCGTGTGATTTACCGAGATCCTTCCCACTGGGGAAGTTCTTGTTGGGTAGATGTAGGTCGTGAACATAACATACAAAAAAACTCCTCAGTACTTTCTGGGAAGGTTCTTATCGGTCTTGTAGATTACGTGGGAGAAAAGCAGTCCCGCATACGTTTGATTACTGATGTAGGTATGCAACCTTCGGTGATCGCCGTTCGTGGAGGCATACAAGCTTGGTTAATAAAAGATCGGATTCAAGATCTGAGTAAACAAATAGAGCGCCTTTCAGATGCTTACATTCTAGAAAAAGATAAATATGAAAAAATCTATCAGCTAGAAGAACTCAACGTATCTATACAATGCAGTGATGAAAATACCTTACTTTTGCGAGGGACATTATCAGGCAAAGGCGGTCCTTTATGGAAAGATGAAACTCTAACTTTACATGGAGAAGGATTTTGTTTTTCTGATGGTAAGGGGTTGTGTGTTGGGGATCTTTTAGTTACAACTGGACTCGATGGTGTCTTCCCTCCAGGATTGTTGGTTGCTGAAATTACCAAAGTTTGTCTACCCCGAGAGGGAGCATGCTCTTATAAGATAGAAGCTAAATCACTTGCTGCTGATTTAATGAATCTTTCTTCTGTTTTGATTCTTCCTGCTATGGAATTTAACCCTAATGATAGACCGGATATTTTTGGTTTATTGTGGGATTAG
- the recB gene encoding exodeoxyribonuclease V subunit beta — MKPFDIFHPQTSIQGKYFLEASAGTGKTFTIEQIVLRALLEGSVSHVENILVVTFTNAATNELKLRISENLKQAGAQLKSAITDPEQPLPPYLHHPCDVKLLYMQVRNALATIDRMAIFTIHGFCNYVLQQHFPEIQISQKNSALTHSQAVLHHIRKYLSQDLWENILFPEQFYLLAARYNSHGKHTSFLTDKLLSSYTAQTFDHLPSKSTTASLLNTWHSSIRSKINAIPKEKFLEQALKYTESFRKQPFSITEDLVSFIEHLYAAETSVRLFSFSKIAETFHPKNRLARYQPCHAFSYIEETSWFQYTEQFCNVDTIFNTLLHDVQVYLKNHYTWWLSPDESIVTLEDLLHSSQAEEVIPSLRKRFQLILIDEFQDTDRKQWNIFAKLFAHKDFSGSLFLIGDPKQSIYEWRNADLVTYLKAKSTFPKTSQLHLINNYRSTPQLMQAINILFCKCSPFLEIPGYEPIEYHSLTPQSLEYFDNTEHAPIHFFSYDNVLDQAAWISQTAAHLQATHGIPFGRMAILVSDSAQAFDLITHCSIPVSFFKNKSIFHLTETYLLTLAWLEAIFYPENYEKIQRVLLSSLFRHDLNDVLEKKEHYSSYFFSLRSYIFDHGLLATFYHFMTLHGEALLKTPQGDLTFQEMERLCAYLGTISSQPQHQLLYLQYFSETGRWEENLSFSSYSEDTEILKITTIHASKGLEYDIVFCPGLDKSKKNKSSSEWIREMYVACTRAKKQLFIPFQTSLSTRRNTALTNYVNQDGSHASILDLAKNLSKEHPSLFSLSTTNTQDRSTWPIYHITPPATFALSSYPTKQIFSFSSVKTMLDNEVLLDSDMEISSISSALPRGRKTGILIHKILENISPNFKIPMSKIFTTVLHFVKNTHLEGYEEIISEKLFSTISSPLSFTSASFALKDICPDKILSEEAFLFSNKDQLWQGAIDLFFEHQGKYYIIDWKTSFLGETSSKYSQENLFSYIKEHNLDYQGAIYIHAAKRFLQQFDITSDVEMGFVFIRGTDSSGNGFFCLPNYKTSNPTINQKYPVYH, encoded by the coding sequence ATGAAACCGTTTGATATTTTTCATCCTCAAACATCTATCCAAGGGAAATATTTTTTAGAAGCTTCTGCGGGTACAGGAAAGACATTTACTATCGAACAAATTGTTTTACGTGCTCTTTTAGAGGGTTCTGTTTCCCATGTTGAAAATATTCTTGTTGTGACATTTACAAATGCCGCGACAAATGAATTAAAACTGAGGATTTCAGAGAATCTCAAACAAGCTGGAGCGCAGTTAAAATCTGCTATTACAGACCCCGAGCAACCTTTGCCTCCTTACTTACACCACCCATGTGATGTAAAGCTGCTTTACATGCAGGTGCGTAATGCTTTAGCTACGATAGATCGTATGGCAATTTTTACTATTCATGGGTTTTGTAATTACGTTTTACAACAGCATTTTCCGGAAATACAAATCTCGCAAAAAAACTCTGCTCTTACGCACTCACAAGCAGTTTTACATCACATTCGCAAGTATTTATCCCAAGATCTTTGGGAGAACATCTTATTTCCTGAACAATTTTACTTACTTGCGGCACGCTATAATTCTCATGGCAAACATACATCTTTTTTGACAGATAAGCTACTTTCCAGTTACACAGCGCAGACTTTTGATCACCTACCATCTAAAAGCACCACTGCCTCCTTACTCAACACTTGGCACAGTTCTATCCGATCTAAAATCAACGCTATTCCTAAGGAAAAATTCTTAGAACAAGCTCTTAAATATACGGAGAGTTTCAGAAAACAGCCCTTCTCTATTACTGAGGACCTCGTATCTTTTATAGAGCACTTATATGCTGCAGAAACATCCGTGCGCCTGTTTTCTTTTTCTAAGATAGCAGAAACTTTTCATCCCAAAAATCGTTTAGCACGTTATCAACCTTGTCACGCCTTTAGCTATATAGAAGAAACGTCATGGTTTCAATACACCGAGCAATTTTGCAATGTAGACACGATTTTCAACACCTTGCTGCACGATGTACAAGTGTATTTAAAAAACCACTACACTTGGTGGCTATCTCCAGATGAAAGTATTGTAACATTAGAAGATCTCCTGCACTCTTCTCAAGCAGAAGAAGTGATACCATCCTTAAGAAAGCGCTTCCAGCTCATATTAATCGATGAATTTCAAGATACGGATAGGAAACAATGGAATATTTTTGCCAAACTCTTTGCGCACAAAGATTTTTCTGGATCTCTATTTTTAATAGGTGATCCAAAACAATCGATTTATGAGTGGAGAAATGCCGATCTCGTTACATATTTAAAAGCAAAATCTACATTTCCTAAAACGTCACAGCTGCATCTTATCAACAACTACCGCTCTACACCACAGTTGATGCAGGCGATCAACATTCTCTTCTGTAAATGTTCTCCTTTCCTAGAAATTCCTGGTTATGAACCTATAGAATATCATTCCTTAACCCCGCAGAGTTTAGAATATTTTGATAACACCGAACATGCGCCTATCCACTTCTTTTCTTATGATAACGTTCTTGACCAAGCTGCTTGGATATCTCAAACAGCTGCGCATTTACAAGCTACTCATGGGATCCCTTTTGGACGCATGGCGATTTTAGTCTCGGATTCGGCTCAAGCATTCGATCTCATTACCCACTGCAGTATTCCCGTATCATTTTTTAAAAATAAATCGATATTTCATCTTACCGAAACCTATCTATTAACCCTAGCTTGGCTAGAAGCTATCTTCTATCCAGAAAATTATGAAAAAATACAAAGAGTCTTACTGAGCAGCTTATTTCGCCATGACCTCAATGATGTTCTAGAGAAAAAAGAACACTACTCTTCGTATTTTTTTTCCCTACGCAGTTATATTTTTGATCATGGGCTTTTAGCTACATTTTATCATTTCATGACTCTTCATGGTGAAGCTTTACTAAAAACTCCTCAAGGAGACCTGACTTTCCAAGAAATGGAAAGGCTGTGTGCATACTTAGGAACGATTTCTTCACAACCTCAACACCAACTTCTCTATTTGCAGTATTTTTCAGAAACGGGACGTTGGGAAGAAAACCTGTCGTTTTCTTCTTATTCCGAAGACACAGAAATCTTAAAAATCACTACAATTCACGCATCTAAGGGATTAGAATATGATATTGTTTTTTGCCCGGGACTAGATAAATCAAAAAAAAATAAAAGTTCTTCAGAATGGATAAGAGAAATGTATGTAGCTTGTACTCGAGCTAAAAAACAACTCTTTATCCCTTTCCAAACTTCTTTAAGTACAAGACGCAATACAGCTCTTACTAACTATGTAAATCAGGACGGATCTCATGCATCTATCCTCGATCTAGCAAAAAATTTATCCAAAGAGCATCCTTCCCTATTTTCTTTATCGACCACAAACACCCAGGATCGATCTACTTGGCCTATATACCACATTACCCCACCTGCAACTTTTGCATTATCCTCCTACCCCACAAAACAAATTTTCTCCTTTTCTTCGGTAAAGACGATGTTGGATAACGAAGTGCTTTTAGACAGTGATATGGAGATCTCCTCTATCTCTTCTGCACTCCCTAGAGGAAGAAAAACAGGAATTCTCATTCATAAAATCCTCGAGAATATATCTCCAAATTTTAAAATTCCCATGTCTAAAATCTTCACTACAGTCTTACACTTCGTTAAAAACACTCATTTAGAAGGGTACGAAGAGATAATTTCAGAAAAGCTTTTCTCAACTATCTCCTCACCGTTATCTTTCACCTCCGCATCTTTTGCCTTAAAAGATATTTGTCCCGACAAAATACTCAGTGAAGAAGCCTTTCTCTTTTCTAATAAAGACCAGTTGTGGCAGGGAGCCATTGACCTATTTTTCGAGCATCAGGGCAAGTATTACATTATAGATTGGAAAACATCCTTCTTAGGGGAAACCAGCTCGAAATATTCTCAAGAAAATCTCTTCTCTTACATAAAAGAGCACAACCTGGATTATCAAGGTGCCATTTACATCCATGCGGCAAAACGCTTTTTGCAACAATTTGATATTACTAGTGACGTAGAAATGGGATTTGTTTTTATTCGGGGTACCGATTCTTCAGGAAACGGATTTTTTTGCTTACCCAACTACAAAACATCTAATCCCACAATAAACCAAAAATATCCGGTCTATCATTAG